A region of Rhizorhabdus wittichii RW1 DNA encodes the following proteins:
- a CDS encoding GtrA family protein (PFAM: GtrA family protein), whose amino-acid sequence MGDAAAATLQLEPPPLLWNGAPMPEAPLLSRERIVLLGQLVRYAVTGVFASLVNIGIYHLLVKLAGFDPNLAWTFGFVGAATTGYVVHGQWSFRGHGGRDRQGVRIARFAIVSLISFALNSLWVWLLVQHMDLPIWSPYPLVLGVTPLLVFWLNRQWVFE is encoded by the coding sequence GTGGGTGATGCCGCCGCCGCTACGCTCCAGCTTGAGCCGCCCCCGCTTTTGTGGAATGGCGCGCCGATGCCGGAGGCGCCCCTTCTTTCCCGCGAGCGGATCGTGCTGCTCGGCCAGCTCGTCCGCTATGCGGTCACCGGGGTGTTCGCCTCGCTCGTCAATATCGGCATCTATCACCTGCTGGTGAAGCTGGCCGGCTTCGATCCCAACCTCGCCTGGACCTTCGGCTTCGTCGGCGCGGCGACCACCGGCTATGTCGTCCACGGGCAGTGGAGCTTTCGCGGCCATGGCGGGCGCGACCGGCAGGGGGTGCGGATCGCGCGCTTCGCGATCGTCTCGCTGATCAGCTTCGCGCTCAACAGCCTGTGGGTGTGGCTGCTCGTCCAGCATATGGACCTTCCGATCTGGTCGCCCTATCCGCTGGTGCTGGGCGTGACGCCGCTCCTGGTCTTCTGGCTGAACCGCCAATGGGTGTTCGAATGA
- a CDS encoding glycosyl transferase, family 2 (PFAM: glycosyl transferase, family 2), with protein MSETLPVPLLSVPLLSVIVPVKDEEDAIVPFVTRMTRVLDALRDPQGAPIGWEIVFIDDGSTDRTMAAILVAHDADRRVAALSLSRNFGKEAALSAGLDHARGAVVVPIDVDMQDPPEVIGAMIDKWRDGYEVVYGVRRNRLTDSLPKRLTADLYYRAHNWLSMDKIPEHAGDFRLLDRKVVEVIKRMPERNRFMKGLFAWSGFRQTAVEYDRAERAVGTTKFNYWKLWQLAIDGITSASTAPLRVWSYVGAVIAVVALVYAVYIGVRTLIYGADVAGYPSLMVATLFLGGVQLLSLGILGEYVGRILVETKKRPIYIVRQRIGCAEPEIEDAD; from the coding sequence ATGAGCGAGACGCTGCCGGTTCCCCTGCTCTCCGTCCCCCTGCTGTCTGTCATCGTCCCGGTGAAGGACGAGGAGGATGCGATCGTCCCCTTCGTCACGCGGATGACGCGGGTGCTCGACGCGCTGCGCGATCCGCAGGGCGCGCCGATCGGCTGGGAGATCGTCTTCATCGACGACGGCAGCACCGACCGGACGATGGCGGCGATCCTGGTCGCGCACGATGCCGACCGCCGCGTCGCGGCGCTGTCGCTGTCGCGCAACTTCGGCAAGGAAGCCGCGCTGTCGGCCGGGCTCGACCATGCCCGCGGCGCGGTGGTGGTGCCGATCGACGTCGACATGCAGGACCCGCCCGAGGTGATCGGCGCGATGATCGACAAGTGGCGCGACGGCTATGAGGTGGTCTACGGCGTCCGGCGCAACCGGCTGACCGACAGCCTGCCCAAGCGGCTGACCGCCGACCTCTATTATCGCGCGCACAACTGGCTCTCGATGGACAAGATCCCCGAGCATGCCGGCGATTTCCGCCTGCTCGACCGCAAGGTCGTCGAGGTGATCAAGCGGATGCCCGAGCGCAACCGCTTCATGAAGGGCCTGTTCGCCTGGTCGGGCTTTCGCCAGACCGCGGTCGAATATGACCGGGCCGAGCGCGCCGTCGGCACCACCAAGTTCAATTACTGGAAGCTGTGGCAGCTCGCGATCGACGGCATCACCTCGGCGTCGACCGCGCCCCTGCGGGTGTGGTCCTATGTCGGCGCGGTGATCGCGGTGGTGGCGCTGGTCTATGCGGTCTATATCGGCGTCCGCACGCTGATCTACGGCGCCGACGTGGCGGGCTATCCGTCGCTGATGGTCGCGACGCTGTTCCTCGGCGGGGTCCAGCTCCTCTCGCTCGGCATCCTCGGCGAATATGTCGGGCGCATCCTGGTCGAGACCAAGAAGCGGCCGATCTACATCGTCCGGCAACGCATAGGCTGTGCTGAGCCCGAGATCGAGGACGCCGACTGA
- a CDS encoding Methyltransferase type 12 (PFAM: Methyltransferase type 11; Methyltransferase type 12) — protein sequence MDRATYDRMAEIDQDHWWFVARRRIIASLIERHRPKPGPMRILEVGAGTGSNLALLQRYGAVDAIEPDDDARAFAEQRSGLKIKGGYLPDVPLDDGAYDLIVLLDVLEHIPGDVEALACLKDKLAPGGRILVTVPGAPWMWSAHDVAHHHQRRYTGAQLRAVFGQAGLKPRFMSHFNSVLFPLIAAVRLLGKITGKEGGDDAMPSKPVNAALTTLFGAERFWAARVPVPFGVSIAIVAEP from the coding sequence ATGGACCGCGCCACCTATGACCGCATGGCGGAGATCGACCAGGACCATTGGTGGTTCGTCGCCCGCCGCCGGATCATCGCCAGCCTGATCGAGCGCCACCGGCCGAAGCCGGGGCCGATGCGCATCCTGGAAGTGGGGGCGGGGACCGGCTCCAACCTCGCGCTGCTCCAGCGCTACGGCGCGGTCGACGCGATCGAGCCCGACGACGACGCCCGCGCCTTCGCCGAGCAGCGCAGCGGCCTGAAGATCAAGGGCGGCTACCTGCCCGACGTGCCGCTCGACGACGGCGCCTATGACCTGATCGTGCTGCTCGACGTGCTCGAGCATATCCCCGGCGACGTCGAGGCGCTGGCCTGCCTGAAGGACAAGCTGGCGCCGGGCGGGCGCATCCTCGTCACCGTGCCGGGCGCGCCGTGGATGTGGAGCGCCCACGACGTCGCCCACCACCACCAGCGCCGCTACACCGGGGCGCAGCTCCGCGCCGTGTTCGGCCAGGCGGGGCTGAAGCCGCGCTTCATGAGCCATTTCAACAGCGTGCTCTTCCCCTTGATCGCGGCGGTGCGGCTGCTGGGCAAGATCACCGGCAAGGAAGGCGGCGACGACGCGATGCCGTCGAAGCCGGTCAACGCGGCGCTGACGACGCTGTTCGGGGCCGAGCGCTTCTGGGCGGCGCGGGTGCCGGTGCCGTTCGGCGTCTCGATCGCGATCGTCGCGGAGCCGTAA